The stretch of DNA AACGCCGGCGGAAAAGGGCTGGTCGCTTCAGGCGGAGCGAGTTGTTCGATGTTGGCGAGCGCTTCACGCAGCTCTTGCACGCCCTCGCCATGATTGGCCCGGGTCGGGATGACCGGCACCCCGAGCCTTTCCGACAGTTTCGGGACGTCGACCGTCACACCTTTTTCGGCGGCGGCGTCGATCATGTTCAGCGCGACGACCGTCGGCAGACGTAGCTCCAGCACTTGGCTGAGGATGTAGAGGTTGCGTTCCAGGTTCCCGGCGTCGAGGATCACCAGCACCGCTTGCGGTTTGCGTTCGGCCGGAAGGCGACCCAGCAAGACGTCGACCGCGACCATCTCGTCGGGCGAGCGTGGCGCCAGACTGTACGAGCCGGGCAAGTCGATCAGTTCGATCGCTTTGTCGCTGACGCCGAAGGTTCCATGCTTCTTTTCGACCGTCACGCCCGGATAGTTGCCGGTCCGTTGGCGAACGCCGCTAAGCGCGTTGAACAGCGTCGACTTGCCGGTGTTGGGGTTGCCGATCAAAGCGATGGCGATCGGCTCGGTCTGCTGCTGAATCGACATGAGAACTCAAGCGGAAGCTAGGTGGGAGGGTTAGTCGGCGATGACGACGCGCGACGCTTCAGATTTTCGCAGCGACAACCGATAGCCGATCAGTTCGATCTCAATCGGATCGCCCAGCGGAGCGTAGCCGACGACCGTCAGTTCGACGCCGGGCACCAGTCCCATTTCGAGCAAGCGGACCGAGATGTCGTCGTCCCCTTCAATCGAACTGACGGTGACGCGATCTCCCACTTGGAGCGTGGAAAGAGTCTTCATGCGAAGGTTGCGGCCGGCTGAACGAAGACTTGCAGATGAGCACACTCACGAAAACAGAGGGTGCATCCATC from Blastopirellula retiformator encodes:
- a CDS encoding FeoA family protein, producing the protein MKTLSTLQVGDRVTVSSIEGDDDISVRLLEMGLVPGVELTVVGYAPLGDPIEIELIGYRLSLRKSEASRVVIAD